The genomic DNA CTTTTCGCAAAAAGCGCGCCGGCGCACTTTCAGGCGGGATAAAAAAACGCCTATCAATCGCCACGGCGCTGGTGGGCAGCCCTAACTTTCTTTTGCTTGACGAACCCTTTGCAGCGTTAGATGCACCGGGTTGCCATGAGTTGTCATTGCTGTTTTGCCGCTTAAAAGCCCAAGGCATTGGCATTTTGTTCACCTCGCACGAGCCCGCACAGATTGCCGCTCTCGCCGATGATGTCTTTTTGCTTCAGGACGGGCGACTTTCAAGGACGCTAACACTTAGCGATATTTCCAAGGAACAGCGCGAATCCAGCGTTTTAGCCTTACTTTTCAATACCGCGCTATAATGTATAACCAAGCTATATAATGGCCACAAGAGAATAACAGGAGGATTTTCATGAACGAAAACAACGGAGCGAATTTTAACGCATCAGAGACGGTCACCACCCTGCCGCCACCTGTTCCGCAAAAGAAAGCGGGCAAGTCAAAGCTACTTATAGGGGCTGCTGCCGTCTGCGCGATTGCAGCTGTTGCGGCAGTTATCAAGTTTTCTTCTACCCCCGACCCCAAGACGACGGTAGAAGCGGCCTTCACCGCAACCGCAGAGCAGCAACAGATCGCTGTCGATAAGATATACCAAAAGATTCCTGCCGCGAAGCTGATGTTCGAAGGCCGCAGCGGCGCCATGACCACCGATTTTGACTTTAAGTTAAACGCCATTGAAGATAACCCTTACGCTGCTTTTGCGAACGCTATTCTAAAGGATGCCGGCATCCGAGGTAGCGCCAGCAGCGATCCTGCGCAGCAGACCGCCGCTTTTAACGCCTCGGTTTATCTCAAGGATGCGCCGATGATTGAAGCTCATGCCTTTATGTCGCCGGAACTTATTGTCGCGGGCGTACCCACCTTTAGCCAGACAGCTCTTTCGATTAACCCCACCACCTTTGCGCAGGATTATACCGGAAGCGTACTCAATGCTGTCTACCCGATTGATGCGCAGTCGCTCGATATGATGCAGGGCGTCATTACCGGAGAAATTGAATATATCAACGCCATCAGCGCGATTTCTTACGAGAAGATGTTGGCTGACATTACCCCCATCTTTAAAAATGCGCTGACCAATGCGACCTATACATACGACAAACAAAACAAAAAATATGTGGTCGATATCCCTGGCGAAGACCTGAAAAGCGCCGTGCTTGACTACTATCGCTATATTTATTTTGAATCAGAATTTGGCGTAGCGATTGAAAAGATGGTTACCTCTGCGATCGACGCAGATCCCAGTATGACCTATGAGGGCATGATGAACGAAGCTATCTCCAGCATTGATGAAAGCCTCCCGGATATGGACGCTAAGCTGACGCTGGATATTAAAAGCGGCCTGATTAAATCCGCTAATCTGGTTTGCACCCCCGTTGCAGCTGCCTCCTCTTCTGAAAGCGCCGAGGTACCTGAAATCATAGTGAACAGCTTTGTTTTTGATTGCACCTTCGACGATGCAGTCAATACCGCAAAATTGGTCATCGCAACTGAAGATGCAATGAACATAACAATGGATGCCACTTCCACTTTCTCAAACGACACCTATGCGACGGATATGACTGTAGGGGTCGAGTCCAGCTTCATCACGTTTAATATGCCGCTGAATATCAGTGTTGCAGCCGACGGTGCTTACAGCTGCGTCGCCGATATGAACATTGATGCAGACGGTGATCTTGTTAATGCTGGCTTTGCTTTTAACGGTACCGCCGTACTTGAAAACGACGCGCTTACTGTGAGCCTACCCGATTCCCGCATTTATGCTTCGGCGTCTGACACTGCAGTCGGAGCATTGGTGTTCGACATTGACTACACCAATGCGCCTTTAACCGAAGCACTGACCGCGCCCGAAAGCACCTCGCTCTTTGAGTTGGATGCGCAACAGCTTGAACAGTTAAACAATGAATATTCCGTCGGGTATGAAAGCCTTGTCGGCCAGCTTTACAGTCTGCTAATGGGCTGATTTAACCGCCGGGCCACATTCTGACCTTTCGGTAAGACGCCCCTTTTCGCGCCGCATAATACGAGCGAAAGGGGGCGTTTTGTGCCGGTTTGTAAGAGTTATGATAGCTTTGTGATTAAATGGCAGAAAAGGGGGGTGAAACACCGTGAAGCTGGTTTTTCAGGGTTGGCGCATCGCGTTGCGACACAGCCTGGGCGCAATGCTAAGCATTCTGATTTGCCTTGCGCTGCTTTTTACAGCGGCGTTAGCCGTTCTGAGCGCCGCACCGATGCCTGAGCCGGTCAAGTTGGCTGTTGTCAGTCTCGATGACTCCTCAATGCCCACTACACTAATCGCCTCTGTGATGGCCTCAAGTTTTGAGGGGGTCGCGACAGTAACTCTGCTTGAGCCAGATGAAAATACCAATGGTTATGCCGCTGTGTTAACGCTACCACAGGGCTTTTGGAACAGCATTATGACTGGAGAAAATCTCGCCCCTGCGCTCACTGTCAACGTCTCTTCACCACTAGAGGGACTCTGGATACGTCAGCTGGCCCAATCCGCCGGCCGCACGCTGCTGAGTGCGCAGAACGCCGTAGGCGGTTTGCTTTCAGCCATGTATGCCGAGGGTCTATCCGATGACGAAATCAATCAGAAACTATTTTCGGCGGATATGGCTTTAATGGAAAGCTATTTGGCCCGAAAGGGCCTGTTTGACAGCCAGGTGCTGCACACCACTGGAGATGTTGCAGTCGCAGCATATTACGGTAGCTCTGCGGTTTCATTTGTCTTTTTTTCCCTCTTGTTTCTGCTATTTCCACCACTTTACGCGCTGCGGCAGTTTGCAGCCTTTTCACAGCGTCGGCGCGAAACCTTTACCAGTTGTACTTTGACTGCCATAACGCTGTTTGCCCTTCTCTGCCCTCTGGGCGTTGTCGCACTGGGCTCTCCGATTCAAAATTTTCTGGGTGTCAGCGGCCTTCTCTTAATTTTACTTTGCGCATCGCTACTGGTTTTTTGCGCCGCAGCTTTTTCTTCAACCGCTGCCTGCGGTGCGGCAGTTACTGGGTTGGCATTGATTCAAACGCTATTTGGCGGCGGTCTGCTGCCCGAAGCGCTGATGCCACCCCCGCTGATACCGTTATGTCGCCTGCTACCGCTTTCGCTGATGCGCCGCCTGACCATCGACGCGGCGTTTGGAGCTGGCTTTTCGGACACCGGAGTCGCCCTGCTTTGGTGCATCTTGCTTACCGGTGGCGCGCTTCTGCTGTGGTCGCGAAAGGAGGCGGTGTGATTTGCCCAAGTTTTTAAGTCTACTGGGCTTGTTTTTAAAGTACCGCCTCAAAAGCGCCGCTTTTTGGGTCGGTGCTGCAGTACTATTGCTGCTGTTTGGCAGCTTTGCACTGCTCTGCCCGGTAGAACGTCCAGCCTCAGCGCAGATCGGATTGATGTATGACACTACCGACATTCCTTTGCAGAGCGCTTGTGAACCGCTGTTAGCCTCTGACACGTTATATTTTATCTACTACCCGCCCGAGGCGCTGCCCACCATGCAACAGGATGTTCGCACTGGAGTTCTGCATTGCGCCTACCACATCAACCCTCAGAACGATCCACCAATCACGGTCTATGAAAACGAAGGCGCATTTCTTACCTCTGTCACTGATGAATTAGTATTTGCCGCGTGGTTTGAAACGCAGTTACCTCAAACTACCCTCACAATCGCTGAAAAGCTAGGCCTTAAAGATCAGCAGCACATCGTCGCAGAAATGCAGCGGCTACAGGTACAGAACAGTCCATTGACACTGCTATTGACACTAAATGCCTCCACGGCACCACAACCAGCGGACAGCAGCGGACTAGTCCCTTTGCTTTATGCGGTGCTTATACCGCTATTTCTGCTCTGCTGTGCCTTTTCGGCCATATTGGCTCCGAGCCGCGAACGAGAGCTGATGGCCCTTTTGCAGTTGCGCTGCTCGGCACGTCCCTGGTTGCCCGCTACCGCTTCGGCACTGGCACAGGTCCTCCTTTTCGCTGTACTATCCACGCTCTGCGAGGTGTTACTTCTGCTTTGGGGAATTGATGCAGGTTATGCGCCAGCCGCACGTCTTACGTTGATCGTCCTGTTGGCGTTGTTAGCGGCGCTGATTGTCCCTATTGTTTCGCGTTTTCGCCCAAGCGCCGTGCTGTTGCTGGTCATGATGTTATGGGCAGCCGTCTCGGTTATTTTTTCCGGGGCGATCATCACACCCGAAGCCCTTGGCAGTTTTAGCACGCTGAAATACCTATCTCCTCCGTGGTATCTGCTGCAGCTCATGACTGCTTTAAGCTAACAGCACCTGAATCTGTTAAACAAAAAGCGGACGCCGGTTTTTATCCGTCGTCCGCCCCTTTTATTCTAATATTCTCAGCGCCGCCGCATATTTTCTCAGGCGCTCCTGGGTCTTTTCAGAATGATCCTTGAGTCGAGCCACATCGCTGTTGTGCTTTAAATCCGCCAGCTTCACCGCCCGCGCAATTGGGTTTTCTTTTAACGCGTTAATATAATCCATATAGGGTGTGCTTTTGTCATGAGTTAACAGTCGCACCGCGTCCATCACCTCAGTTGAAAATCCCGCCTTCTCTAGATCGGTAAAACTGACGGTTGTGTCCTCCACAACATCATGCAGGAGCGCCGCCACAATTTCGCTTTCAGTGTGCATCTGCTCAGCAAGGTGCAGTGGATGGAAAATATACGGAACGCCGCTTCTGTCCAATTGGCCATGATGCGCCGAATAGGCCAGCAGCATTGCCTGTCTGGTCTGTGTCGTATATAACATAAATCCACCCCATTTTAATAACCATTTTGAATTTATTTGTGACAAAGTATAACACACCCCAGCAAACAGGTCAAAGAAAATCTTTCAGAATGTATTTTTGCGTGTTCTACTTCCAATATGCTATAATGTGCACACAGTAGCAATAATCCCGCTTCCAAGGCGGGCATATACCCGAACTTCTTCTCTTTCTGAGAAGTTGCACCGCAAGATAGGTTTTGATGAAACCTGAACATTCATGCTACAATAATAAAAAATAAGATAAAGCTATATTTTTGAAAAGTTAGGAGTAACTATGAACCGACCTGAAATTCTCGCCCCTGCCGGTAGCATGGAATCGCTACAGGCGGCAGTCAATTGCGGTGCTAACGCCGTTTATCTCGGTGCAAAGGCGCTCAATGCCCGCCGAAATGCTGGCAATTTTGACGAGGTGGCGCTTTCCGAAGCGGTTTGCTACGCGCATCTGCACGGCGTTAAAATTTTGCAAACGCTTAATATTGTTATGTTCGATAACGAGATTGACGACCTGTTGCGCGCTGCGGAGACTGCTGCAAAACTAGGTGTTGATGCTGCCATTGTTCAGGACTGGGGCGTGTTGTCACTGCTTAAAGCCACTGTGCCGGAACTTCCACTTTTCGCCTCGACCCAAATGGCGGTGCATAACCTTTCGGGCGCTAAAATGGCGGAAGAAATGGGCTGCAAACGTGTGGTCCTGGCTCGAGAACTGTCTGCAGGAGAAATTGCACACATCGTCCAGAATATCTCGGCACAAACCGAAGTGTTTGTGCATGGTGCGCTGTGCATGAGCGTCTCAGGACAGTGCTATCTCTCATCCATGCTAGGTGGGCGCAGCGGCAACCGCGGATTGTGCGCACAGCCCTGTCGCCTTCCCTTTGCCTGCGCAAGCAGCAGTCATGCGTTGTCTTTAAAAGATCTTTCACTGATTGAGCGCGTCCAAGAGCTTGCCGCACTCGGTGTCAGTTCCCTTAAAATTGAGGGGCGTATGAAACGCCCGGAATATGTCGCCGCCGCCGTGACGGCACTGCGTCAGGCACTCGATGGCGAACAGCCTGATATCGACCGTCTGCGGTCAGTTTTTTCACGCAGTGGCTTTACAACCGGATATTTTGACAGCAAGCGTGACCGATTTATGTTTGGCATTCGGCAAAAGGATGACGTCACTGCCGCCACGAGTGTGCTCGGCGAGCTGGCACAGTTAGCCGGGCGTGATATTGGCGCGGTCCCGGTGGAGGGCGCCTTCACCGCCTTTGAAGACGAACCGATTTCGCTGGCCTTGCGAGATCGAGATAAAAACAACGTCTTTGTCGAGGGAGATGTTCCTCAGGCAGCACACACCAAACCCACCGATGAGGCACGCGTCCGCCAGAGCCTGTTAAAAACCGGTGGTACGCCTTTCCACTTCATCGATCTGGATATCGCACTATCAGACGGGCTAATGATTCCGGTGTCGCAACTCAACGCCCTGAGACGTGAAGCGTTTGAACAACTCTCTGCCCGGCGTTGCGCGCCGCACCCCCACCGCTTTTACCCCGATCGCCCCCCTCTCCCCGCCACGGCCATAGCACCTCCGTCGCAACCCGCGTTGCGCATTCGCTGCCAGGCCAATCAGCTTTCAAAGTCCCTGCTCGATTGCTGCGAAAGCGTTATTCTACCGCTTAATGAGGTTGCTGAAGGCATCCGGTTGGGGGTCACGCCCCAGCGCATTATTGCTGAAATTCCTCGTATTTTATTTACGGATGAAGATCAGGTCGCCCAGAAGCTCAAAATGCTACGCACGCTAGGCGTCACGCGCGCATGGTGTGGCAATGTTGGTGCTGTTTGGCTGGCGAAACAGGCGGGACTGTCTGTCTGCGGTGGTTGGTCACTAAATCTCACCAATACCTTTGCTTTGCAAACAGCGGCTCAGGTGGGCTTATCCGATGCCGAGCTTTCTTTTGAACTGTCACTGTCTCAGGCAATGCATTTGCGTAGCAGTATGCCACTGGGCCTTATCGCTTATGGTTCACTGCCGCTCATGACGTTTCGCAACTGTCCGGTGCGTGCCCAAATCGGCTGCGCCCGCTGTGACCGTAAGCAAACACTCACCGACCGCAAGGACGTCGCCTTTGCGGTGCGTTGTGACCCCTGTGATGCGCAGACCGGTGTGAGCGCGCTTTATAACTCGGTACCGCTTTATCTGGCTGACCGCCGAGATGAGCTTATCGGTCTTTCGTTTGTGACGCTCTGGTTTACCGGCGAATCCCCATTGCAGTGTCAGCATATCGCCGCCGCTTATGCGGGTCGGGCCGACGCAGCGCCGCCTAAAGATTACACACGCGGCCTTTACTACCGAACGGTTTTATAAAAGGAGTTTTCTATGGCACTTAAATACACCACCCTGCTGTTTGACCTCGATGGAACATTGACCGACTCAGAAGAGGGCATCGTCAAATGCGTTCAACACAGCCTGCGTCCCTTTGGCATTGAGGAAAATGACCCGGTCGTACTGCGTAGTTTCATCGGCCCGCCGCTCAGTGCTTCTTATAAGCAGATTTACAACTTTACAGAGGGGCAAATAACCGTAGCCATCGATACTTTTCACGAGCGCTTTGATGCAGTCGGAAAGTTCGAAAACCGCCCTTACGACGGCATCTGCGAACTGTTGGAGCGCTTGAAGAACGCGAATTTTCGTCTGATGCTGGCCACCTCAAAGCCGGAGCATTTTGCGCGGCAGATTATGGCGCACTTTGCACTTGAAGGTTATTTTGACGTTATTTGCGGATCTGACGAAATGCAAGGCCGATTTGAAAAGCAAGATGTAATACAAGAGATTCTGCGAATTCAGCCGCAGCTTAACCGCGATAACACCATCATGATCGGTGACCGAAAATATGATGTCGAGGGTGCAGCACTCTGCGGACTGGACTGCATCGGTGTTGCCTACGGCTTTGGCGGCCACGACGAGTTGATGACCGCTGGAGCTAAGTACATAGTTGAAACGGTACCGGAACTGGGTGTGTTGCTACTAGAGTAAAAATATATGTGTCTAGAATATGCGTCAAACCCTATTCGTGGGATTCTCTTGCAAAACCCTATTTCAGACCGTCTTTGTTCCTTTATTTTTGTACTGACAATTGTTAGGCTCAACTCACGCCCTATAATCGCTTATTGTTATTTTTGCACACTATTCTTTTAAAATAAGCACAACGCCCGTCCGCTTTTAAGCAGACGGGCGTTATTTTGATATTTCAAAGCTTGGATACATTACCCCTTAACATGGCGGTAAATCGTCGTCCTTTCGCTTGAGTTTCGTCTTGTTACCCTGTTCGTCAACGACGTAGGTATGGTTAA from Oscillospiraceae bacterium MB24-C1 includes the following:
- a CDS encoding ABC transporter ATP-binding protein; the encoded protein is MLKLYKLQKSFDKKRPVLREITFSLAPGSAICIAGRNATGKTTLLRLASGLLLPDSGTVSCSGKIAFVPQEPVLLPELTVLDNLRLWYSAQGLDGPFFAEKSPETALGLLPFRKKRAGALSGGIKKRLSIATALVGSPNFLLLDEPFAALDAPGCHELSLLFCRLKAQGIGILFTSHEPAQIAALADDVFLLQDGRLSRTLTLSDISKEQRESSVLALLFNTAL
- a CDS encoding ABC transporter permease — protein: MKLVFQGWRIALRHSLGAMLSILICLALLFTAALAVLSAAPMPEPVKLAVVSLDDSSMPTTLIASVMASSFEGVATVTLLEPDENTNGYAAVLTLPQGFWNSIMTGENLAPALTVNVSSPLEGLWIRQLAQSAGRTLLSAQNAVGGLLSAMYAEGLSDDEINQKLFSADMALMESYLARKGLFDSQVLHTTGDVAVAAYYGSSAVSFVFFSLLFLLFPPLYALRQFAAFSQRRRETFTSCTLTAITLFALLCPLGVVALGSPIQNFLGVSGLLLILLCASLLVFCAAAFSSTAACGAAVTGLALIQTLFGGGLLPEALMPPPLIPLCRLLPLSLMRRLTIDAAFGAGFSDTGVALLWCILLTGGALLLWSRKEAV
- a CDS encoding ABC transporter permease — its product is MPKFLSLLGLFLKYRLKSAAFWVGAAVLLLLFGSFALLCPVERPASAQIGLMYDTTDIPLQSACEPLLASDTLYFIYYPPEALPTMQQDVRTGVLHCAYHINPQNDPPITVYENEGAFLTSVTDELVFAAWFETQLPQTTLTIAEKLGLKDQQHIVAEMQRLQVQNSPLTLLLTLNASTAPQPADSSGLVPLLYAVLIPLFLLCCAFSAILAPSRERELMALLQLRCSARPWLPATASALAQVLLFAVLSTLCEVLLLLWGIDAGYAPAARLTLIVLLALLAALIVPIVSRFRPSAVLLLVMMLWAAVSVIFSGAIITPEALGSFSTLKYLSPPWYLLQLMTALS
- a CDS encoding HD domain-containing protein — encoded protein: MLYTTQTRQAMLLAYSAHHGQLDRSGVPYIFHPLHLAEQMHTESEIVAALLHDVVEDTTVSFTDLEKAGFSTEVMDAVRLLTHDKSTPYMDYINALKENPIARAVKLADLKHNSDVARLKDHSEKTQERLRKYAAALRILE
- a CDS encoding U32 family peptidase, with translation MNRPEILAPAGSMESLQAAVNCGANAVYLGAKALNARRNAGNFDEVALSEAVCYAHLHGVKILQTLNIVMFDNEIDDLLRAAETAAKLGVDAAIVQDWGVLSLLKATVPELPLFASTQMAVHNLSGAKMAEEMGCKRVVLARELSAGEIAHIVQNISAQTEVFVHGALCMSVSGQCYLSSMLGGRSGNRGLCAQPCRLPFACASSSHALSLKDLSLIERVQELAALGVSSLKIEGRMKRPEYVAAAVTALRQALDGEQPDIDRLRSVFSRSGFTTGYFDSKRDRFMFGIRQKDDVTAATSVLGELAQLAGRDIGAVPVEGAFTAFEDEPISLALRDRDKNNVFVEGDVPQAAHTKPTDEARVRQSLLKTGGTPFHFIDLDIALSDGLMIPVSQLNALRREAFEQLSARRCAPHPHRFYPDRPPLPATAIAPPSQPALRIRCQANQLSKSLLDCCESVILPLNEVAEGIRLGVTPQRIIAEIPRILFTDEDQVAQKLKMLRTLGVTRAWCGNVGAVWLAKQAGLSVCGGWSLNLTNTFALQTAAQVGLSDAELSFELSLSQAMHLRSSMPLGLIAYGSLPLMTFRNCPVRAQIGCARCDRKQTLTDRKDVAFAVRCDPCDAQTGVSALYNSVPLYLADRRDELIGLSFVTLWFTGESPLQCQHIAAAYAGRADAAPPKDYTRGLYYRTVL
- a CDS encoding HAD hydrolase-like protein, producing MALKYTTLLFDLDGTLTDSEEGIVKCVQHSLRPFGIEENDPVVLRSFIGPPLSASYKQIYNFTEGQITVAIDTFHERFDAVGKFENRPYDGICELLERLKNANFRLMLATSKPEHFARQIMAHFALEGYFDVICGSDEMQGRFEKQDVIQEILRIQPQLNRDNTIMIGDRKYDVEGAALCGLDCIGVAYGFGGHDELMTAGAKYIVETVPELGVLLLE